The Micromonospora krabiensis genome window below encodes:
- a CDS encoding NADPH:quinone reductase has product MRAAYIEGPGSAADIRFGDLPAPRPGPTDVLVDVIATTVNPVDTFVRSGAFPTPLPLPFVVGRDLVGRVAEAGPGAAGLRAGDLVWCNSLGYDGRQGSAAEQAVVPAARLYRLPVGVDPGEAVTVLHPAATAYLALFVHGRLRPGETVLVAGGAGNVGTALVALAATAGARVVVTASTADHDHCRRNGAAVTLDYRAPDLADRLRAACPDGVDVYLDTAGRNELEWVVDLLALRGRVVVLAGGAHRPALPVAELYRNDRSVVGFVISHATVPELAEAARTVNRLLTAGRLAARGTVELPLSEMGEAHRMLEAGELRGRRVVVRP; this is encoded by the coding sequence ATGCGAGCCGCGTACATCGAAGGGCCCGGGTCCGCCGCCGACATCCGCTTCGGTGACCTGCCGGCGCCGCGTCCCGGCCCGACGGACGTCCTGGTCGACGTGATCGCGACGACCGTCAACCCGGTCGACACCTTCGTCCGCTCGGGGGCCTTTCCCACGCCGCTGCCGCTGCCCTTCGTCGTCGGCCGGGACCTGGTCGGCCGGGTGGCCGAGGCGGGACCGGGCGCCGCCGGCCTCCGCGCCGGAGACCTGGTCTGGTGCAACAGCCTGGGGTACGACGGGCGGCAGGGCAGCGCCGCCGAACAGGCGGTCGTGCCGGCGGCCCGGCTGTACCGGCTGCCCGTCGGGGTCGACCCGGGCGAGGCGGTGACCGTGCTTCATCCGGCGGCCACGGCGTACCTCGCGTTGTTCGTGCACGGCCGGCTGCGGCCCGGGGAGACCGTGCTGGTGGCGGGTGGCGCGGGCAACGTCGGTACGGCGTTGGTGGCGCTCGCCGCCACGGCCGGCGCGCGGGTCGTGGTGACCGCGTCGACAGCCGACCACGACCACTGCCGGCGCAACGGTGCCGCGGTGACGCTGGACTACCGCGCGCCCGATCTCGCCGACCGGTTGCGTGCGGCGTGCCCCGATGGCGTCGACGTCTACCTGGACACGGCCGGACGCAACGAGCTGGAGTGGGTGGTCGACCTGCTGGCCCTGCGCGGACGGGTCGTGGTGCTCGCCGGGGGCGCCCACCGGCCGGCGCTGCCGGTGGCCGAGCTGTACCGCAACGACCGGTCCGTCGTCGGTTTCGTCATCTCCCACGCCACCGTCCCGGAGCTGGCGGAGGCGGCCCGCACGGTGAACCGGCTGCTCACCGCGGGGCGGCTCGCCGCGCGGGGAACGGTCGAGCTGCCGTTGTCGGAGATGGGGGAGGCGCACCGCATGCTCGAAGCAGGCGAGCTGCGGGGCC